One Micromonospora eburnea genomic region harbors:
- the eccB gene encoding type VII secretion protein EccB: MRTRRDQVQAYRFVTRRIVSALLSGDPETNDLPMRRLGMAVFGSVIAAAVVLGGAGAYGQLTGNAAPLESNTLVIERETGATYVYTEGVLYPTLNYASARLILDEADPTVRTVSQASIKDRPRGRAVGIVGAPDDVPDRKSLVELPWSVCDVPDPADPQRSTTRLVVDRPLSGGTPLTDRAVLVRADGKRYLLTNGARLRIVGDQKALVALKMASATPLAVGQQLLNAVPVGPELRKPTIDGEDGSSPLTVGDRPARVGQVFRAAEQYYVLTRQGLVTITEMTALLLLGGGGKVTDLTPNQAGQFLTDQRLEPAGLPEKLPTMHEVQPGRTVLCATYRKGGSGQPPVTTLEIFDQPPTELTAAAGVTARQGSRDAVRTAESVLLPGGKGVLVQATAGESGKAAAGATVYLITAQGVRYPLGPGAKAALGYGEVTPLAVPASLLALVPIGPTLAREDAMAHFDPSTRSSGSSDTAAGSSGTTAGSDDTETTGTQGG; the protein is encoded by the coding sequence ATGCGGACCCGCCGCGATCAGGTGCAGGCGTACCGCTTCGTCACCCGCCGCATCGTCTCCGCACTGCTCTCCGGCGACCCGGAGACCAACGACCTGCCGATGCGCCGGCTCGGCATGGCGGTGTTCGGCAGCGTGATCGCCGCTGCCGTCGTGCTCGGCGGCGCCGGCGCGTACGGGCAGCTCACCGGCAACGCCGCGCCACTGGAGTCGAACACGCTGGTGATCGAGCGGGAGACCGGTGCCACGTACGTCTACACGGAGGGGGTGCTGTACCCGACCCTCAACTACGCCTCGGCCCGGCTGATCCTCGACGAGGCCGACCCGACGGTGCGGACCGTTTCCCAGGCGTCGATCAAGGACCGGCCGCGGGGCCGGGCGGTGGGCATCGTCGGCGCCCCGGACGACGTGCCGGACCGGAAGTCGCTGGTCGAGCTGCCCTGGTCGGTCTGTGACGTGCCCGATCCGGCTGACCCTCAGCGCTCCACCACCCGGCTGGTGGTCGACCGGCCGCTGTCGGGCGGCACCCCGCTCACCGATCGGGCGGTGCTGGTCCGGGCGGACGGCAAGCGGTACCTGCTCACGAACGGCGCGCGGCTGCGTATCGTCGGCGACCAGAAGGCGCTGGTGGCGTTGAAGATGGCCAGCGCGACGCCGCTCGCCGTCGGGCAGCAGTTGCTCAACGCGGTGCCGGTCGGGCCGGAGCTGCGGAAGCCGACGATCGACGGGGAGGACGGCTCCAGCCCGCTGACGGTGGGCGACCGCCCGGCCCGGGTCGGGCAGGTCTTCCGGGCCGCCGAGCAGTACTACGTGCTGACCCGGCAAGGACTGGTGACGATCACCGAGATGACCGCGCTGCTGCTGCTCGGCGGCGGCGGCAAGGTAACCGACCTCACGCCGAACCAGGCCGGCCAGTTCCTCACCGATCAGCGGCTGGAGCCCGCGGGGCTGCCGGAGAAGCTGCCCACCATGCACGAGGTGCAGCCCGGGCGGACCGTGCTGTGCGCCACCTACCGGAAGGGTGGGTCCGGGCAGCCACCGGTCACCACACTGGAGATCTTCGACCAGCCGCCGACCGAGCTGACCGCGGCGGCCGGGGTGACCGCCCGGCAAGGAAGCCGGGACGCCGTGCGTACCGCGGAGAGCGTGCTGCTGCCGGGCGGCAAGGGCGTGCTGGTGCAGGCGACAGCGGGTGAGAGCGGGAAGGCGGCGGCCGGCGCCACGGTCTACCTGATCACCGCGCAGGGGGTTCGCTACCCGCTCGGGCCCGGCGCGAAGGCGGCGCTCGGCTACGGGGAGGTGACCCCGCTGGCGGTGCCCGCCTCACTGCTGGCGCTGGTGCCGATCGGGCCGACCCTGGCCCGTGAGGACGCCATGGCCCACTTCGACCCGAGCACCAGATCGTCCGGCTCGTCCGACACGGCGGCTGGTTCGTCCGGCACGACGGCCGGTTCGGATGACACGGAGACGACGGGGACCCAGGGCGGCTGA
- a CDS encoding PadR family transcriptional regulator: protein MSIGHTFLGLLESSPRHGYDLKRAYDERFGHSRPLHFGQVYSTLSRLLRNGLVEVDSVEPGEGPERKRYAITEAGVTDVQRWLSQPEKPEPYLQNVLYTKVVLALLTGRPAADLLDTQRAEHLRLMRELTRRKADGDLADQLICDHALFHLEADLRWLELTTARLDELAKEIR from the coding sequence ATGTCGATCGGACACACCTTCCTCGGGCTGCTGGAATCCAGCCCAAGACACGGCTACGACCTCAAGCGGGCGTACGACGAGCGCTTCGGACACAGCCGGCCGCTACATTTCGGCCAGGTCTACTCCACGCTGTCCCGACTGCTCCGTAACGGCCTCGTCGAGGTGGACTCGGTCGAGCCCGGCGAGGGCCCCGAGCGCAAGCGGTACGCGATCACCGAGGCGGGCGTGACCGACGTCCAGCGCTGGCTGTCCCAGCCCGAGAAGCCCGAGCCCTACCTGCAGAACGTCCTCTACACCAAGGTGGTGCTCGCGCTGCTCACCGGCCGCCCCGCCGCCGACCTGCTGGACACCCAACGGGCCGAGCACCTGCGGCTGATGCGCGAGCTGACCCGGCGCAAGGCCGACGGCGACCTGGCCGACCAGCTCATCTGCGACCACGCGCTCTTCCACCTGGAGGCGGACCTGCGCTGGCTGGAACTGACCACCGCCCGCCTCGACGAGCTGGCGAAGGAGATCCGCTGA
- a CDS encoding WXG100 family type VII secretion target: MSEYTSRYAHVSHKELYQGVTAGDPKQIDGLGAQWSSLKDTLEGLSRDLTGDLDALAKTWTGDAAREFHQRLNLVVDYSGNLAHGMAGIRQALDMMATELRTAQSKAESPEETDDNDKLISGAGKGFLVGGLTGAVIGGIVGHEQDKAEQEKAHQRMVQVVANLAEGYDFSAYGRVVIPEPPDRRLPGHSDPSDPTLRNGPSVATPSSGPTSGTPGLIPGATATTSGVHHTAPGSGTVVGAGPGGPGTGSPGMGNPGTGNPGTIGSVGVVEPAGTSLAGAAPVTTGPAVTGLTSIGGTTATVSPGGGPYGPLGVVGGTGSLASAGVPTAGRPGAMSGLENRAAAGTGRLAAGRGIVVETDGGKSNGGRGTNARPAMAGRNGVLGGRGQHAEDESEERLTWLTEDEMVWGDGRSAPPPVLGTD; encoded by the coding sequence GTGTCTGAGTACACCAGCCGCTACGCACACGTCAGCCACAAGGAGCTCTACCAGGGCGTCACCGCGGGTGACCCGAAGCAGATCGACGGGCTCGGCGCCCAGTGGAGCTCGCTGAAGGACACCCTGGAGGGCCTCAGCCGGGATCTGACCGGCGACCTGGACGCGCTGGCCAAGACCTGGACGGGCGACGCCGCCCGGGAGTTCCACCAGCGGTTGAACCTGGTCGTCGACTATTCCGGCAACCTCGCCCACGGCATGGCCGGCATCCGGCAGGCCCTCGACATGATGGCCACCGAGCTGCGCACCGCCCAGTCCAAGGCGGAGAGCCCGGAGGAGACCGACGACAACGACAAGTTGATCTCCGGTGCCGGCAAGGGCTTCCTGGTGGGCGGCCTCACGGGCGCCGTGATCGGTGGCATCGTCGGCCACGAGCAGGACAAGGCCGAGCAGGAGAAGGCGCACCAGCGGATGGTGCAGGTCGTCGCCAACCTGGCCGAGGGATACGACTTCTCCGCCTACGGACGGGTCGTCATCCCCGAGCCGCCCGACCGTCGCCTGCCGGGCCACTCCGACCCGAGCGACCCGACGCTGCGCAACGGCCCGTCGGTGGCCACGCCCTCGTCCGGGCCGACCTCCGGCACGCCCGGCCTCATCCCGGGGGCCACCGCGACCACGTCCGGCGTCCACCACACGGCCCCGGGCAGCGGCACGGTGGTCGGCGCCGGTCCCGGCGGCCCGGGCACCGGCAGCCCGGGAATGGGTAACCCGGGCACGGGTAACCCGGGCACCATCGGTTCCGTCGGCGTGGTCGAGCCCGCCGGCACCTCGCTCGCCGGGGCCGCCCCGGTGACCACCGGCCCGGCGGTCACCGGCCTCACCAGCATCGGCGGCACCACCGCGACCGTCTCTCCGGGCGGAGGCCCCTACGGGCCGCTGGGCGTGGTGGGCGGCACCGGCTCGCTGGCCAGCGCGGGCGTGCCGACCGCCGGCCGGCCCGGCGCGATGTCCGGCCTGGAGAACCGGGCGGCGGCCGGCACCGGGCGGCTCGCCGCCGGGCGAGGCATCGTGGTGGAGACGGACGGTGGCAAGTCCAACGGCGGCCGCGGCACGAACGCGCGTCCCGCGATGGCCGGGCGCAACGGCGTGTTGGGCGGGCGTGGCCAGCACGCCGAGGACGAGTCGGAGGAACGGCTCACCTGGCTGACCGAGGACGAGATGGTCTGGGGCGACGGCCGGTCGGCGCCGCCGCCGGTGCTCGGCACCGACTGA
- the eccD gene encoding type VII secretion integral membrane protein EccD, translating to MATKAATGGLSRITIVAPRTRMDLALPSDVPLADLLPTLLRYAGEDLADEGVRHGGWSLSRLGGQPLDGGRTAAQLGVRDGEVLYFNPRAGAAPEIVFDDVVDAVASATNQRPGTWQVGTTRAFAVLFAGVALAGGAAAALFAGPPQLPGALAALVVSLALLVSAAVLSRAVGDSRTGAALAMGGLGYAAIGGLLVLAGDRKLAELASPHVLLAGTAVVLFGAVAALAVGDRLPLFLGAVTVGAAVGFGAVLCLVFEIGAAAAAAVIATVAFAALPMLPMFAYRLARLPVPSIPTGPDDLKSDTESVDGPRVLRNSERADAFLTGLLWTVALLVLGGQVVLAGNGRLPAVLLCLVLALLSLLRARPFIGRAQRTPVLLAGTVGLGLAAAATFGTATLPLRLGMILGGLLLAAVISLIYGLSVAGKRISPVWGRTLDIVEILLIVALVPLTVWVCGAYGWIVNLRP from the coding sequence GTGGCGACGAAGGCGGCGACCGGCGGGCTGAGCCGGATCACCATCGTGGCGCCGCGGACCAGGATGGACCTGGCGCTGCCGTCGGATGTTCCACTGGCCGACCTGCTTCCCACCCTGCTGCGGTACGCCGGCGAGGACCTCGCCGACGAGGGCGTGCGGCACGGCGGGTGGAGCCTGTCCCGGCTCGGCGGGCAGCCGCTGGACGGTGGCCGTACCGCGGCCCAGCTCGGCGTGCGCGACGGCGAGGTGCTCTACTTCAACCCCCGGGCCGGCGCCGCCCCTGAGATCGTCTTCGACGACGTGGTGGACGCGGTCGCCAGCGCCACCAACCAGCGCCCCGGCACCTGGCAGGTCGGCACCACCCGCGCGTTCGCCGTGCTCTTCGCCGGGGTGGCCCTGGCCGGCGGCGCGGCGGCGGCGCTCTTCGCGGGTCCGCCGCAGTTGCCCGGCGCGCTGGCCGCCCTCGTGGTCTCGCTCGCCCTGCTGGTGAGCGCCGCGGTGCTGTCCCGCGCGGTCGGCGACAGCCGCACCGGCGCGGCGCTGGCCATGGGCGGCCTCGGCTACGCGGCGATCGGTGGCCTGCTGGTCCTCGCCGGGGATCGCAAGCTGGCCGAACTGGCCAGCCCGCACGTGCTGCTGGCCGGGACCGCGGTGGTGCTCTTCGGCGCGGTGGCCGCGCTCGCGGTCGGCGACCGGCTGCCGCTGTTCCTCGGCGCGGTCACGGTGGGCGCGGCCGTCGGCTTCGGTGCGGTGCTCTGCCTGGTCTTCGAGATCGGCGCGGCGGCGGCCGCGGCGGTGATCGCCACTGTCGCGTTCGCCGCCCTGCCGATGCTGCCGATGTTCGCCTACCGGCTGGCCCGGCTGCCGGTGCCGTCGATCCCGACCGGCCCGGACGACCTGAAGTCCGACACCGAGTCGGTCGACGGGCCGCGCGTGCTGCGCAACAGCGAGCGGGCCGACGCGTTCCTCACCGGCCTGCTGTGGACGGTCGCGCTGCTGGTGCTCGGCGGCCAGGTGGTGCTCGCCGGCAACGGCCGGCTGCCGGCGGTGCTGCTCTGCCTGGTCCTGGCCCTGCTGTCGCTGCTGCGGGCCCGCCCGTTCATCGGCCGGGCCCAGCGCACCCCGGTGCTGCTCGCCGGCACCGTCGGCCTGGGGCTGGCCGCCGCGGCCACCTTCGGCACCGCGACGCTTCCGCTCCGGCTCGGGATGATCCTCGGCGGCCTGCTGCTGGCGGCGGTGATCAGCCTGATCTACGGCCTCAGCGTGGCGGGCAAGCGGATCTCGCCGGTCTGGGGACGTACCCTCGACATCGTCGAGATCCTGCTGATCGTCGCCCTGGTGCCGCTGACCGTCTGGGTGTGCGGCGCGTACGGCTGGATCGTCAACCTTCGACCGTGA
- a CDS encoding type VII secretion protein EccE: MTQVQAPSGRTAIAPAVPPDRPITPADRRRRGRLGPVVVGQLVVLECAALAVWFATSGPVWVLGVVAGLAVVAVFAAFGRRGGRWWYEDLLLRRRLRRRRERARGAAPAGDPRLGALAPELTVIELTDRGTRLGIGQDERGWFAAVALTGRPGAPAGSVEAAMVDRALAVLADFTGPVTQTQVVSHTLVWYPAPGAPPAAHRTVWVALRLSVSDARAETVSRGGGLRGVHRTVAAGVGRLGKALNAAGLSHRVLSRDELHAAVVSGAGLDLAPESPVESWTSLRGGGWTQRCLALRVRPNGSLGALVDAVTSTSAPSHTVSAVVLPNGRRVPPLLRVAAMDSHAEALVKAIRDVAGRSGVPARPLDGQHGPGVYATAPVATAMGTVTVEG, encoded by the coding sequence ATGACCCAGGTCCAGGCGCCATCCGGTCGTACGGCCATCGCCCCCGCCGTCCCGCCGGACCGACCGATCACCCCGGCCGACCGGCGTCGACGCGGCCGGCTCGGCCCGGTCGTCGTCGGTCAGCTCGTGGTGCTCGAGTGCGCCGCGCTGGCCGTCTGGTTCGCCACCTCCGGTCCGGTCTGGGTGCTCGGCGTCGTCGCCGGGCTGGCCGTGGTGGCGGTCTTCGCCGCCTTCGGCCGTCGGGGCGGCCGCTGGTGGTACGAGGACCTGCTGCTGCGCCGCCGGCTACGCCGCCGCCGGGAGCGGGCCCGGGGAGCGGCGCCGGCCGGCGACCCGAGGCTCGGCGCGCTCGCCCCGGAGCTGACCGTCATCGAGCTGACCGATCGCGGCACCCGGCTCGGCATCGGTCAGGACGAGCGGGGCTGGTTCGCGGCCGTCGCGCTGACCGGCCGCCCCGGCGCGCCCGCCGGCTCCGTCGAGGCGGCGATGGTGGACCGCGCCCTCGCGGTGCTCGCCGACTTCACCGGGCCGGTCACCCAGACCCAGGTCGTGTCACACACCCTGGTCTGGTACCCGGCGCCGGGCGCGCCGCCGGCCGCCCACCGCACGGTCTGGGTGGCGCTGCGGCTCTCGGTCTCCGACGCCCGGGCCGAGACGGTGAGCCGGGGCGGCGGGCTGCGCGGCGTGCACCGCACCGTCGCGGCGGGGGTCGGCCGGCTCGGCAAGGCGCTGAACGCCGCCGGCCTCAGCCACCGCGTCCTGAGCCGCGACGAGCTGCACGCGGCGGTGGTCTCCGGGGCCGGGCTCGACCTGGCACCCGAGTCGCCGGTGGAGAGCTGGACCAGCCTGCGCGGCGGCGGCTGGACGCAGCGCTGCCTGGCGCTGCGGGTACGCCCCAACGGCTCGCTGGGCGCACTGGTGGACGCGGTCACGTCGACCTCGGCGCCGTCGCACACCGTCTCGGCGGTGGTGCTCCCCAACGGGCGTCGGGTGCCGCCGCTGCTGCGGGTGGCGGCGATGGACAGCCACGCCGAGGCGCTGGTGAAGGCCATCCGGGACGTGGCCGGCCGGTCCGGTGTGCCGGCCCGCCCGCTGGACGGGCAGCACGGTCCGGGCGTCTACGCGACCGCGCCGGTGGCGACCGCGATGGGCACGGTCACGGTCGAAGGTTGA